A single Crateriforma conspicua DNA region contains:
- a CDS encoding thymidine kinase, translating to MAKLYFYYSAMNAGKSTMLLQSAYNYRERGMTPVILSPEIDTREGRSTVSSRIGLSQQAISFTTADNLFAIVQRLVEQGPVDCVLIDEAQFLTRTQVRQLADVCDSLDIPVLTYGLRTDFQGHLFEGSEMLLGWADTLSEIKTICHCGRKATMNMRIDDQGRAIKHGQQIQIGGNERYASVCRLHFQQGMAERRPDELPLLDKLDDNGIG from the coding sequence ATGGCCAAACTGTACTTCTATTATTCGGCAATGAATGCCGGCAAGTCGACCATGCTGCTGCAGTCGGCGTACAACTATCGCGAACGGGGTATGACGCCGGTCATTTTGTCCCCCGAAATTGACACCCGCGAAGGACGGTCCACCGTTTCGTCACGCATCGGCCTATCGCAACAAGCCATCAGCTTCACCACCGCCGACAACCTGTTCGCGATCGTCCAACGTCTGGTGGAACAAGGGCCGGTGGATTGTGTCCTGATCGACGAGGCCCAGTTTCTGACCCGCACTCAAGTTCGGCAACTGGCCGACGTTTGTGACAGCCTTGATATCCCTGTCCTGACCTACGGCTTGCGAACCGACTTTCAGGGGCATTTGTTCGAAGGCAGCGAGATGCTTCTTGGCTGGGCCGACACGCTGTCCGAAATCAAGACGATTTGTCATTGCGGACGCAAAGCCACCATGAACATGCGGATCGATGATCAGGGGCGTGCCATCAAACACGGCCAGCAAATTCAAATCGGCGGCAATGAACGCTATGCATCGGTTTGCCGTTTGCACTTTCAACAAGGCATGGCCGAACGGCGTCCCGACGAATTGCCGCTGTTGGACAAGTTGGATGACAACGGCATTGGCTAG
- the pyk gene encoding pyruvate kinase: MTRPRFEEASTKIVATVGPASDSVDRLAELIEAGVDVFRINTAHGTREDHDRVLAAIRQAAEQTRFPVGVLLDLAGPKMRLGQLVSDPLQCDWDMRVSFVRGDTPGSPNELTSSYKRLIDELEVGDRVMLADGTVALKVEKVTADRADCRVTGPGEVRSRQGINLPGVKLSVSALLPKDIDNVIWAVKNDIDFISLSFVRSASDVKSLKSLLQGYESEALVIAKIEKPEALEDLENIVEESDGVMVARGDLGVEIDVADTPVAQKRIIRVCQDKMKPVIVATQMLESMHHSRRPTRAEASDVANAVLDGTDACMLSGETAIGDYPVEAVKTMNRIMRQTERQLLGLQRVEPPENNHVHPVTTAVTLAATGIAETIAAKVLVIATHSGGTAWVKSKSGMRSLIPTLGASDDPKSVRRMSLFWGIKPLLMPQIDDAQRLISEICQWGRMHDKLHAGDKVVFVAGTGVMKRANNFVLVHTVE; the protein is encoded by the coding sequence ATGACGCGACCACGATTTGAAGAAGCATCGACCAAGATTGTTGCCACCGTTGGACCGGCCAGTGACAGTGTCGACCGGTTAGCGGAATTGATCGAGGCGGGCGTCGATGTGTTCCGGATCAACACGGCGCACGGAACTCGAGAGGATCACGATCGGGTGCTGGCCGCCATTCGCCAGGCGGCCGAACAGACGCGATTTCCCGTCGGGGTCTTGTTGGACTTGGCCGGCCCCAAGATGCGACTGGGGCAGTTGGTTTCCGATCCGCTGCAGTGCGATTGGGACATGCGTGTCAGCTTTGTCCGCGGCGATACACCGGGATCGCCGAATGAGCTGACCAGCAGTTACAAGCGGCTGATCGACGAATTGGAAGTCGGCGATCGGGTCATGTTGGCCGATGGCACCGTGGCCCTGAAGGTCGAAAAGGTGACGGCCGATCGTGCGGATTGTCGGGTGACTGGACCGGGCGAAGTTCGCAGTCGCCAAGGCATCAATCTGCCCGGCGTGAAGCTTTCCGTTTCGGCATTGCTGCCCAAAGACATCGACAATGTGATTTGGGCGGTGAAGAATGACATCGACTTTATCAGTCTGTCTTTCGTGCGTTCGGCCAGCGACGTGAAGTCGTTGAAATCGCTGTTACAGGGCTATGAATCGGAGGCCTTGGTGATCGCGAAAATTGAAAAGCCTGAGGCGTTGGAGGACCTTGAAAACATCGTGGAGGAGTCCGACGGTGTGATGGTGGCACGTGGCGACCTGGGCGTGGAAATCGATGTCGCCGACACGCCGGTCGCCCAGAAGCGGATCATTCGCGTTTGTCAGGACAAGATGAAGCCGGTCATCGTGGCGACACAGATGTTGGAATCGATGCATCACAGTCGTCGGCCGACGCGGGCGGAGGCCTCGGACGTGGCCAACGCGGTGCTGGACGGAACCGACGCCTGTATGTTGTCCGGCGAAACGGCCATCGGCGATTATCCCGTCGAAGCGGTCAAGACGATGAATCGAATCATGCGACAGACCGAACGGCAACTGTTGGGGCTGCAACGTGTCGAGCCACCGGAAAACAATCATGTGCACCCGGTGACCACCGCGGTCACGCTGGCGGCGACGGGAATCGCCGAAACGATCGCCGCGAAGGTGCTAGTGATTGCGACGCACAGCGGGGGGACGGCATGGGTCAAAAGCAAAAGCGGGATGAGAAGCCTGATCCCGACGCTCGGTGCCAGCGATGACCCGAAATCGGTGCGCAGGATGAGTCTGTTTTGGGGGATCAAGCCGCTGTTGATGCCACAGATTGACGATGCTCAACGACTGATTTCCGAAATCTGTCAGTGGGGTCGGATGCACGACAAGCTGCACGCCGGCGACAAAGTCGTTTTCGTTGCGGGTACCGGTGTGATGAAGCGGGCCAACAACTTTGTGTTGGTTCACACGGTGGAATGA
- a CDS encoding Ig-like domain-containing protein: MKNLSDLLRRTGWMARAPRRANAPKRRRSKAMGGSYADRQLRSETLEKRNLLAGDIGLASDYAFAHNYWHAADVDNNQQLTASDALRVINLLNRSGGAVEVTHAGQIDSYADVNADGMVSASDALLVINSLNRGEGAGELVELFANATIEGSEIVPGLPTEQILTDASNREINVEVGEIFYLQVSYSDLRTAGDDIGAFQVRTDFEVDRPGFLIPVLSETQQLTFEGNIRSATSGTITLEREGFGSAQIPIQDYLDQGAAALETAIESLGVSSDQYQLRRFDNRVLFAGQPDDVDPTNQTWEIRYDINQFANQDVPNISILTTESGGQQVIDGLNIDVRAASSATPPIDGSGAINGDAAGDNVDTRSNSDPQADILNTFGKEVYGSLKYGTFDQNTGVFDEIGVAGPNSVLGAVGTSSLPEPFDTFSIPVTITQPVTGLVVTMTKGEDDEAILLLGRDEKVPNDLVFVNESQSQIIINATGDAIGVTAGDTSVSLDEDADPITIDLAALTTVNSGDTPTFSLTDNGSLGNATINGSTLTYTPNADVFGGDTLVYTATNNAGSDSGTISLTINSVNDEPVAGDDSATLDQDTNVTIDVLANDSAGPANENQTLSITSISTAPANGSAQISNGQVVYTPIAGFFGSDSFEYSVTDGIDSTTATVTITVNEVNTGLVAADGTLTTTEDAMAAVTIDLETLVSINSGGDATISIATGASRGTATLNGTILSYVPSEDEFGTDTITYQATNNDGTDTGTITVTIDPVNDEPIANDDTASGDEDTAIVIDVLGNDAAGPANETEAIEVTTVTDGANGTTSINANGTITYIPNTDFNGTDSFTYTISDGELTATATVNVTVNAVNDPPVAVDDTASVDEDSSVVISVLDNDDDGATNESDTLSITAVGTPSNGTAIDNGDGTITYTPAADFFGSDSFTYTITDGTDTDTATVTVTVNPVNDGPVATDDTALTEQDTPVAINVLANDSAGPANEGDSLTITGIASGPSNGTAQVSGNQIVYTPNTNYFGSDSLTYTVTDGTETATATVNITVTDVLDPPTAVNGTLDAVEDAGTVTLDLATLVTVETGDTFSITLNGSPARGTATLNGTVLNYTPAPDEFGADSVSFTATNSTGSDTATVAINIEAVNDPPVADPETENVSATQNTSVTFNVLAGASSGAENESDTLSIVSVSNPANGTAVDNGDGTITYTPNTDFEGNDSFTYELSDGENTITAEVNVVVRVFGPSTVEGFVFFDLVDNIVEYSQDPLNVTPIRNGVKDTYENGLGGAEVKLVSSAANNILGEDIELDVLTRLDGSFKFENVAPGTYEVVYDAPGSIIVGTTMSTGSAMPLSSSTMQVQIDDEGDEEIGGLNFSLYGVRSSGLGYLNLLATKHINENGAINELSGGGVEGGVVALHEDGTQEFFQPNEGFDDVDFAELVLNDSHDEALLTIIRNGVIETARLSQDHFVVNDAGTGVQFFGSVDDFDFAPADIDLLRAEFDQYRNAIDEVLADLGSSV; the protein is encoded by the coding sequence ATGAAAAATCTGAGTGATTTGCTTCGCCGCACCGGATGGATGGCACGTGCACCGCGGCGGGCAAACGCCCCGAAGCGTCGCCGATCCAAAGCGATGGGCGGCTCCTATGCCGATCGCCAGCTGCGAAGCGAAACCTTGGAGAAGCGGAACCTGTTGGCCGGCGATATCGGTTTGGCCAGCGACTATGCCTTTGCCCACAACTATTGGCACGCCGCCGACGTCGACAACAATCAGCAGCTGACCGCCAGCGACGCGTTGCGAGTGATCAACCTGCTGAACCGGTCCGGCGGCGCGGTGGAGGTGACCCACGCCGGTCAGATCGATTCTTACGCCGACGTCAACGCCGACGGCATGGTCAGTGCGTCCGATGCCCTGTTGGTGATCAATTCGCTGAACCGCGGTGAAGGGGCCGGCGAACTGGTGGAATTGTTCGCCAATGCGACCATCGAAGGCTCCGAGATCGTGCCGGGTCTGCCCACAGAACAGATCCTGACCGATGCGTCCAATCGTGAGATCAATGTCGAAGTCGGCGAGATCTTCTATCTGCAAGTCAGCTACAGCGACCTACGCACCGCCGGCGATGATATCGGTGCGTTCCAGGTTCGTACCGATTTTGAAGTCGACCGGCCGGGCTTCCTGATCCCGGTCCTTAGCGAAACGCAGCAACTGACCTTTGAAGGCAACATCCGTAGCGCCACCAGTGGCACAATCACCCTGGAACGCGAAGGGTTTGGCTCGGCGCAAATTCCAATTCAGGACTATCTGGACCAAGGGGCCGCCGCTCTGGAAACAGCCATCGAATCGCTTGGCGTGTCTAGCGATCAATACCAGTTACGCCGATTCGACAACCGCGTACTGTTTGCTGGCCAGCCGGATGATGTCGACCCGACCAACCAGACTTGGGAAATTCGTTACGACATCAATCAGTTTGCCAACCAAGATGTGCCCAACATCTCGATTCTGACGACCGAATCGGGCGGGCAACAAGTCATTGACGGTCTGAACATTGACGTTCGCGCCGCAAGCTCGGCGACACCGCCGATCGACGGCTCCGGTGCGATCAACGGCGATGCCGCCGGTGACAATGTCGACACCCGCAGCAATTCTGATCCGCAAGCAGACATCCTCAATACGTTCGGCAAAGAAGTCTACGGCAGCCTGAAATACGGCACCTTTGACCAGAACACCGGCGTCTTTGACGAAATTGGTGTTGCCGGTCCCAATAGCGTTCTCGGCGCCGTGGGAACCAGCAGCCTGCCCGAACCGTTTGACACCTTCAGCATCCCCGTGACCATTACCCAGCCGGTCACCGGCTTGGTGGTCACGATGACCAAGGGTGAAGACGACGAAGCGATCCTGTTGCTGGGTCGTGACGAGAAGGTTCCGAACGACTTGGTGTTCGTCAACGAATCCCAAAGCCAGATCATCATCAACGCGACAGGCGATGCAATCGGCGTGACCGCGGGTGACACCTCGGTATCGCTGGACGAAGACGCCGATCCGATCACGATCGACCTGGCGGCTTTGACCACCGTCAACAGTGGCGACACCCCGACCTTCAGCCTGACCGACAACGGTTCGCTCGGCAACGCCACGATCAACGGCAGCACGCTGACCTACACTCCGAACGCCGATGTCTTCGGCGGCGACACCCTTGTCTACACGGCGACCAACAACGCCGGCAGTGACTCGGGAACCATTTCGCTGACGATCAACTCGGTCAACGACGAGCCGGTCGCCGGAGACGATTCGGCCACGCTGGACCAAGACACCAACGTCACGATCGATGTGTTGGCCAACGACAGCGCCGGTCCCGCCAACGAGAACCAAACGCTTAGCATCACATCGATTTCGACGGCACCGGCCAACGGATCGGCACAGATCAGCAACGGCCAGGTCGTCTACACCCCCATCGCCGGATTCTTCGGCAGCGATAGCTTCGAATACAGCGTGACCGACGGTATCGATTCGACGACCGCGACGGTCACGATCACCGTCAACGAAGTGAACACCGGATTGGTGGCCGCCGATGGCACCCTGACCACCACCGAAGACGCCATGGCGGCGGTGACGATCGACCTAGAAACGTTGGTGTCGATCAACTCCGGTGGCGACGCGACGATCTCGATTGCGACCGGGGCCAGCCGCGGAACGGCGACCTTGAACGGAACCATTCTGTCCTACGTCCCGAGCGAGGACGAATTCGGTACCGACACGATTACCTACCAAGCGACCAACAATGATGGAACCGATACCGGGACCATCACCGTCACGATCGATCCGGTCAACGACGAACCGATTGCCAACGACGATACCGCGTCGGGTGACGAAGACACCGCAATCGTGATCGACGTGCTGGGCAATGACGCCGCCGGCCCGGCCAACGAAACCGAGGCGATTGAAGTCACCACCGTGACCGATGGTGCCAACGGAACCACCTCGATCAATGCCAACGGCACGATCACCTATATCCCAAACACCGACTTCAACGGCACCGATAGTTTCACCTACACGATCAGCGATGGTGAACTGACCGCGACAGCAACCGTGAACGTGACCGTCAATGCGGTCAATGATCCGCCGGTCGCCGTCGATGACACCGCGTCCGTGGACGAAGATTCCAGCGTCGTGATCAGCGTCTTGGACAACGACGACGACGGAGCGACCAACGAGTCCGACACGCTGTCGATCACCGCCGTCGGCACCCCGTCCAACGGTACCGCCATCGACAACGGTGACGGCACGATCACCTACACCCCAGCCGCCGACTTCTTCGGTTCGGATAGTTTCACCTACACCATCACCGACGGAACCGATACCGATACAGCGACGGTCACCGTGACCGTCAATCCGGTCAACGATGGACCCGTTGCGACCGACGACACGGCCCTGACCGAACAGGACACACCGGTCGCGATCAACGTGCTGGCCAACGACAGCGCCGGACCGGCCAACGAAGGCGATTCGCTAACGATCACCGGGATCGCCTCCGGGCCGAGCAACGGGACGGCACAGGTTTCCGGAAATCAGATCGTCTACACGCCGAACACCAACTACTTCGGCTCCGACAGTCTGACCTACACCGTTACCGACGGTACGGAAACGGCAACCGCGACGGTCAACATCACCGTGACCGACGTCTTGGATCCGCCGACCGCCGTCAACGGAACGCTCGATGCGGTCGAAGACGCGGGAACAGTCACGCTGGACTTGGCCACCTTGGTCACGGTGGAAACCGGCGACACTTTCAGCATCACGCTCAATGGGTCTCCCGCGCGTGGCACGGCGACATTGAACGGAACCGTGTTGAACTACACACCGGCCCCCGATGAATTCGGCGCAGACTCGGTCAGCTTCACGGCCACCAATTCGACCGGCAGCGACACCGCGACGGTCGCCATCAATATCGAAGCCGTCAACGACCCACCGGTCGCCGACCCTGAAACCGAAAATGTCAGCGCCACGCAAAACACGTCGGTGACGTTCAACGTCCTGGCCGGTGCATCATCCGGTGCGGAAAATGAAAGCGATACGCTCAGCATCGTCAGCGTCAGCAACCCGGCCAACGGCACCGCGGTGGACAATGGCGACGGCACGATCACATACACACCAAACACCGACTTCGAAGGCAACGATTCCTTCACGTATGAACTTAGCGACGGTGAAAACACCATCACCGCGGAAGTTAACGTGGTCGTCCGTGTGTTCGGTCCGTCGACCGTCGAAGGTTTTGTCTTCTTTGACTTGGTCGACAACATCGTCGAATACAGCCAGGATCCGCTGAACGTCACCCCCATTCGAAACGGCGTCAAAGACACGTACGAAAACGGACTCGGCGGCGCGGAAGTCAAACTGGTTTCATCCGCGGCGAACAACATCCTTGGCGAAGACATCGAACTGGATGTCCTGACCCGCCTGGACGGCAGCTTCAAGTTTGAAAACGTCGCGCCCGGCACCTACGAAGTGGTGTACGACGCGCCAGGATCGATCATCGTCGGAACGACCATGTCCACCGGGTCGGCGATGCCGCTGTCCAGCAGCACCATGCAAGTGCAAATCGATGACGAAGGTGACGAGGAAATCGGCGGCCTGAACTTCAGCCTGTACGGTGTCCGTAGCAGCGGCCTGGGTTACCTGAACTTGCTGGCCACCAAGCACATCAACGAAAACGGCGCCATCAACGAACTCAGCGGTGGCGGCGTCGAAGGCGGTGTCGTTGCCCTTCATGAAGACGGCACTCAAGAATTCTTCCAGCCCAACGAAGGATTCGACGATGTCGACTTTGCCGAACTGGTGCTGAACGACAGCCATGACGAAGCATTGCTAACGATCATTCGAAATGGCGTCATCGAAACGGCTCGCCTGTCGCAGGATCACTTCGTGGTCAACGACGCGGGCACCGGTGTTCAATTCTTTGGATCGGTGGACGATTTTGACTTCGCCCCCGCCGACATCGATCTGCTGCGTGCGGAATTTGACCAATACCGCAACGCGATCGATGAAGTCCTGGCCGACTTGGGCAGCAGCGTCTGA
- a CDS encoding SDR family NAD(P)-dependent oxidoreductase — MTQPHDSHSLRFESPVALVTGGSAGLGTAIAQALLNRNYHVLIVGRDSERLRLTADRLTSEEDRTDSSAVRLHQYACDVTNLDEVAKLAEFVSDRFGRLDVLVNVVGQSDRGLASEITLKRIDELVRLNVHSTVICTKALLPLIRENRGSVVNIGSLASKIPARYLGGYCLAKHALCGWTDQLSLEMRQHNVHVGLVCPGPIARQDAGHRYDKLLADDLPPEAAAPGGGAKIKGLPPQKVADAVVDCIAKRKREVILPGKARLLIILRAIFPDWGDRILLRMTSGN; from the coding sequence ATGACACAACCACACGATTCCCATTCGTTGCGTTTCGAATCCCCGGTCGCCCTGGTCACCGGCGGCTCGGCGGGGCTGGGAACGGCAATCGCCCAGGCGCTGCTGAATCGCAACTACCACGTCTTGATCGTGGGCCGGGACTCCGAGCGGTTGCGTCTGACGGCAGACCGATTGACGTCCGAGGAAGATCGAACAGATTCATCCGCCGTTCGTCTGCACCAATACGCATGCGACGTGACCAATCTCGACGAAGTTGCCAAGCTTGCCGAGTTCGTCTCCGATCGGTTCGGCCGGCTGGATGTCTTGGTCAATGTGGTGGGCCAAAGCGACCGTGGCTTGGCCAGCGAGATCACCCTGAAGAGAATCGACGAACTGGTCCGCCTGAACGTCCACTCGACCGTCATCTGCACCAAAGCCTTACTGCCGTTGATTCGCGAAAACCGGGGCAGTGTCGTCAATATTGGATCGCTTGCATCAAAAATCCCGGCCCGGTACCTGGGTGGCTACTGCCTGGCCAAACACGCGCTGTGCGGCTGGACCGATCAACTGAGCTTGGAAATGCGGCAACACAACGTGCATGTCGGCCTGGTTTGCCCAGGACCTATCGCACGACAAGATGCCGGACATCGCTACGACAAACTGCTGGCAGACGATCTGCCACCAGAAGCCGCTGCCCCCGGTGGTGGTGCAAAAATCAAAGGGCTGCCGCCGCAGAAAGTTGCCGATGCCGTCGTCGATTGCATCGCCAAACGCAAACGCGAAGTTATCTTGCCCGGCAAAGCAAGGCTACTGATCATCCTGCGGGCAATCTTCCCAGATTGGGGTGACCGGATTTTGCTGCGCATGACCAGCGGAAACTAA
- a CDS encoding dockerin type I domain-containing protein, with translation MAGRPNGPRKRVSARRLPKLQALQPRQMLAADGIPLGATPTDTGEFLLGRVAVTPVFFESSQATTNTQNWTTEEIDETLAKIADGVAWWSDLLDSFDTVHQLEFVIDDTWARQPVVVPYETIELTSNDHNQPASSFLSPLGYGDSASLGDAVVRFNHDQRQKLNTDWAFTIFIADASDDPDGAFASGGSFSTAFAYPGGQYIVTPSTRPASTITHEMGHIFWARDEYSGGGSWTDTRGYYDAQNWNAADNPTPGFVQQVSIMGGRELASLAYNTLTTPASTLAMIGWRDSDGDGVFDVADVPLELDLIGSLDADSGLYRIQGSASAVPLLNANSSGNQSDITLNEISRLEYRLDDGPWITAESPQTQTWDFSLDLDVGTDFQSIGFRVIDDTTGITSPTIEGERNDLAISQSAVRGGVFIDADANGVRDAGESWLALGDVTLRDSNGDPLFSASVSAADLPDHEVRSNHPAGAFSATGDYINDRVAVSDTFWPDATIRRVFQPYNVFQNNWVDRWDDRSGLVARPAQTVGTAMADVIGYSDGSYGRIEAYDVDGNLIARQASPPLGPGESFQLVVDDPQGRIAKIIVGGHAGTSIGIEGLHFGQAFDASLGDDGSFRFDGLADGTYQVAITPDNLTLQTLSESIDVTVIGGVAAQQTIPVQVVDSPRFNADNPVDVNGDHEISALDALLVINDLNRNGNRTLGLDEMSGLDIDVSNDGQVTANDALRVINALARGATSAGTAAGGEADQTAPATLPPAPHAWASVTSSTGSSNSVLGDTAILASAEGEEGLGESSQSQTESTNGAMSPLASGRSGADSSDHEDGIDEPRDFFFGQLGQEIHSSDHTDPWNFPGTGESNA, from the coding sequence ATGGCTGGACGACCGAACGGTCCGCGAAAACGCGTTTCGGCGCGACGCCTGCCCAAGCTTCAGGCGTTGCAGCCGCGTCAGATGTTGGCCGCTGATGGGATCCCCCTAGGGGCAACGCCCACCGACACCGGCGAATTCTTGCTGGGCCGGGTCGCCGTCACGCCGGTCTTCTTCGAAAGCTCACAGGCGACGACCAACACGCAGAACTGGACCACCGAAGAAATCGATGAAACCTTGGCAAAGATCGCCGACGGCGTCGCGTGGTGGTCGGATTTGCTGGATTCCTTTGACACGGTGCATCAACTGGAATTCGTCATCGATGACACGTGGGCCCGCCAACCCGTGGTGGTTCCCTATGAAACGATCGAACTGACCAGCAACGACCACAACCAACCGGCGTCGTCCTTCCTAAGCCCGCTGGGATACGGTGATTCCGCGTCGCTGGGGGATGCCGTTGTCCGCTTCAATCACGATCAACGTCAAAAGCTGAATACCGATTGGGCGTTCACGATTTTCATCGCCGACGCCTCGGACGATCCCGACGGCGCCTTCGCATCCGGCGGTTCTTTTTCGACCGCCTTTGCGTATCCCGGTGGGCAATACATTGTCACGCCGTCGACCCGCCCGGCGTCGACCATCACCCATGAAATGGGTCACATTTTTTGGGCCCGCGATGAATACTCCGGCGGTGGATCCTGGACCGACACACGCGGCTATTACGACGCGCAAAACTGGAACGCCGCCGACAACCCGACACCCGGCTTTGTCCAACAGGTCAGCATCATGGGTGGCCGCGAATTGGCATCGCTGGCGTACAACACCCTGACCACCCCGGCGTCCACGTTGGCCATGATCGGCTGGCGAGACAGCGACGGTGATGGCGTCTTTGATGTGGCCGATGTCCCGCTGGAACTGGATTTGATCGGCAGCCTGGATGCCGATTCGGGCCTGTATCGAATCCAAGGCTCCGCGTCGGCGGTCCCGCTGTTGAACGCGAACAGTTCCGGAAATCAAAGCGACATCACGCTGAACGAAATCAGCCGTCTGGAATACCGATTGGACGACGGCCCATGGATCACCGCCGAATCGCCACAAACACAGACCTGGGATTTCAGCCTGGACTTGGACGTTGGAACGGATTTCCAGTCGATCGGCTTTCGCGTCATCGATGACACCACGGGGATCACCAGCCCAACCATCGAAGGCGAACGCAACGACCTGGCGATCAGCCAATCAGCCGTCCGTGGCGGCGTTTTCATCGATGCCGACGCCAACGGTGTGCGTGATGCCGGCGAATCGTGGCTGGCCCTTGGTGACGTGACCCTTCGCGATTCCAACGGCGACCCGCTGTTTTCTGCCAGCGTTAGCGCAGCCGACTTGCCCGATCACGAAGTTCGATCGAACCACCCCGCAGGTGCCTTTTCGGCGACCGGTGACTACATCAACGATCGTGTGGCGGTGTCCGACACGTTCTGGCCTGACGCAACGATTCGACGCGTCTTTCAACCCTACAACGTCTTTCAAAACAACTGGGTTGATCGCTGGGACGATCGCTCCGGCTTGGTGGCCCGGCCCGCCCAGACCGTCGGCACTGCCATGGCCGACGTCATCGGCTATTCCGACGGGTCCTATGGCAGGATCGAGGCCTACGACGTCGATGGCAACCTGATCGCCCGTCAGGCCAGCCCGCCACTTGGCCCCGGCGAATCTTTCCAACTGGTGGTCGACGACCCTCAGGGACGCATCGCCAAAATCATCGTCGGTGGTCACGCCGGAACCTCCATCGGCATCGAAGGCCTGCATTTCGGACAAGCATTCGATGCATCGCTGGGCGACGACGGATCGTTTCGCTTTGACGGACTGGCCGACGGCACCTACCAAGTCGCAATCACGCCCGACAACTTGACCCTGCAGACCCTTTCCGAATCGATCGACGTTACCGTGATCGGCGGCGTTGCCGCACAGCAAACGATTCCGGTGCAGGTCGTCGACAGCCCCCGTTTCAACGCCGACAACCCAGTCGACGTCAACGGTGATCACGAAATCAGCGCTTTGGACGCTCTGCTGGTCATCAATGACCTGAACCGAAACGGAAATCGCACGTTGGGTCTCGATGAAATGTCGGGGCTGGACATCGACGTTTCCAACGACGGCCAAGTCACCGCCAACGACGCACTGCGTGTGATCAACGCTTTGGCCCGCGGGGCCACCTCCGCGGGCACCGCCGCCGGTGGCGAAGCCGATCAGACGGCCCCCGCCACCTTGCCCCCCGCCCCCCATGCTTGGGCATCCGTCACCTCTTCCACCGGATCGTCCAACAGCGTCCTTGGCGATACGGCGATTTTGGCATCCGCGGAGGGTGAAGAAGGCTTAGGGGAAAGCTCGCAAAGCCAGACAGAATCGACCAACGGCGCCATGTCGCCCCTTGCCTCGGGCCGTTCCGGTGCGGATTCTTCCGATCATGAGGACGGAATCGACGAGCCCCGAGATTTTTTCTTTGGCCAATTGGGACAAGAAATTCATTCCAGCGATCACACAGATCCTTGGAACTTTCCGGGCACGGGCGAATCCAACGCCTAA
- a CDS encoding class I SAM-dependent methyltransferase, with amino-acid sequence MRQPDGYDRLAKWYRWVEWSRFGGRLQRARQRGLDDLPASPNAVLFVGDGDGRLLEAFLQRFAPEQVVSVDRSRQMLLLQRRRIGGAGRSRDSNVPKDHRSAVRFVQADSRQLPIERRFDVVVTAFHLDCFVDAELDDVVQQIGRCVQPDGVWYVVDFIEPRGGPARWWAVMWINLMIVFFRYATGLKARHLPDVSGAMGRAGWQKLSQRRDSLGWIDSSVYRRVIDPSIDG; translated from the coding sequence ATGAGGCAACCCGACGGTTATGATCGGCTGGCCAAGTGGTATCGCTGGGTGGAATGGAGTCGTTTCGGTGGCCGGTTGCAACGTGCCAGGCAACGTGGCCTGGATGACCTGCCTGCCAGTCCAAACGCGGTGCTGTTCGTCGGTGACGGTGACGGGCGTTTGCTGGAAGCGTTTCTTCAACGGTTTGCACCGGAGCAAGTTGTCAGTGTCGATCGTAGTCGCCAGATGCTGTTGTTGCAGCGAAGGCGAATCGGCGGCGCAGGGCGGTCGCGGGATTCAAACGTGCCGAAGGATCACCGGTCAGCTGTCCGTTTCGTCCAAGCAGATTCAAGGCAGTTGCCGATTGAGAGGCGTTTTGACGTGGTCGTCACTGCGTTTCACTTGGACTGCTTTGTGGATGCCGAATTAGACGACGTTGTGCAACAGATCGGTCGTTGCGTTCAACCCGATGGTGTTTGGTACGTGGTTGACTTTATCGAGCCACGTGGCGGACCGGCGCGATGGTGGGCGGTGATGTGGATCAACCTGATGATCGTGTTTTTTCGTTACGCCACGGGGCTGAAAGCACGCCATTTGCCAGATGTCTCCGGTGCAATGGGGCGTGCCGGATGGCAGAAGCTTTCGCAGCGCCGCGACTCTTTGGGATGGATCGACAGCAGCGTCTATCGTCGAGTGATCGACCCGAGCATCGACGGTTAA